A part of Liolophura sinensis isolate JHLJ2023 chromosome 1, CUHK_Ljap_v2, whole genome shotgun sequence genomic DNA contains:
- the LOC135464366 gene encoding glyoxylate reductase/hydroxypyruvate reductase-like: MDMEKYKQLGIRVYNCVSYSEATAEHALLLILATARDFIKKVQEVKTAVKCVGSMTDPAPGLSGSTLGVIGLGKIGTKVAKCARIFDTRIVYYNRRARDSRLDDEDGFVYASSLALLLQESDYILVTCPLTDETRLMIGREQFKMMKSSAAIVNVARAEIIDQDALLDALQRGKLRSAALDVTSPPVLPTGHPLLSLPNVIITNHCGYCTHRSIENVFREAVYKALDGLTEINAM; this comes from the exons ATGGACATGGAGAAGTATAAACAGCTGGGGATTCGTGTGTATAACTGTGTGTCTTATTCCGAGGCGACGGCCGAGCATGCCCTCCTGTTAATCCTAGCTACGGCCAGGGATTTTATCAAAA AGGTACAAGAAGTCAAAACTGCAGTGAAATGTGTCGGTAGTATGACAGACCCCGCTCCTGGACTGTCTGGATCCACCCTCGGCGTGATAGGCCTGGGCAAAATAGGAACTAAAGTCGCCAAGTGCGCTCGGATCTTCGACACGCGCATTGTATACTACAACAGGCGGGCCAG AGATTCCAGGCTGGACGACGAGGACGGTTTTGTCTACGCCTCCTCATTGGCTCTTCTGCTCCAAGAAAGTGACTACATTCTGGTCACATGTCCTTTAACAGACGAAACGAGGCTAATGATTGGCCGGGAGCaattcaaaatgatgaaatCTTCAGCGGCCATCGTTAACGTCGCAAGAG CCGAAATAATAGATCAAGATGCATTGCTGGATGCCTTGCAGAGGGGAAAGCTACGATCTGCCGCTTTGGATGTCACCAGTCCGCCAGTTCTTCCCACGGGTCACCCACTTTTGAGCCTCCCCAATGTCATCATCACAAACCATTGTGGTTATTGTACACATAGATCCATAGAAAATGTCTTCCGGGAAGCTGTGTACAAAGCCTTGGATGGCTTGACAGAGATCAACGCCATGTAG
- the LOC135464376 gene encoding solute carrier family 49 member 4-like: MEERKLRSVVLTDVLHGNDRYSSQYNSVHGSVSEERSAPAPSLEVKVYKRRFYILFMFSMSALAQAAVWNTWGPVSQSAKQVFGWTDGDIALLANWGPISFIISLYPFSWIMDVKGLRWALISCSFVVAAGAALRCITFQQPYATWLIHGGQFLNGLGGPVAMAACTVVSSTWFPPNQRTISTSIGNLLNAVGVAVSFIIGIWPRGYLSAGFCVAVFLGILLYFPAKPPLPPSTTASVKRVDFKTGTLALLCHTQFWVISSIYGVCLGTINCWMSVLDVVLNPLGISQETAGWMGFYSIIGGTIAVFVVAIVADIFSKRMKVILVALYLMAGGNFLWLALISGQYIPSNSVHVWISVIAGNTLITAGVPLIYELACEITFPISESVTTSALAMYNNVAGLIFLLVMMIPNINVSWTNWCVLGTVLFCVPLLLLLKDKYKRLDMDLEMKAEDKSSPGDLLDNPTLGLDIQAAFGYYCDPVTLTIETRPQLFPNLKTVVCVSTGFDHMDMEKYKQLGIRVYNCVSYSEATAEHAFLLILATARDSFKNVIADIVKQLCGICGESGRFSPMSQPDLLNFDLPTRRDSRLDEEDGFVYASSLALLLQEIEYILVTCPLTDETRLMIGQEHFKMMKSTAAIVNVARAEIIDQDALLDALQREKLR, encoded by the exons ATGGAGGAGCGAAAGCTTCGCTCAGTTGTCTTGACAGATGTCTTGCATGGAAATGACAGATATTCCAGTCAATACAACAGTGTTCACGGGAGCGTATCAGAGGAGAGAAGTGCCCCGGCACCCTCACTGGAAGTCAAAGTGTACAAAAGAAGGTTTTACATACTCTTCATGTTTTCCATGTCCGCCTTGGCTCAAGCCGCCGTATGGAACACATGGGGACCAGTGTCTCAGTCGGCCAAGCAAGTGTTTGGATGGACTGACGGGGACATTGCCTTGTTAGCGAATTGGGGACCCATTTCTTTCATCATTTCTCTCTACCCGTTTTCATGGATCATGGAtgtaaaag GATTACGGTGGGCGCTtatcagctgcagctttgtggTGGCAGCCGGGGCGGCGCTCAGGTGTATAACATTCCAGCAACCTTATGCCACCTG GTTGATTCACGGAGGCCAGTTTCTTAACGGCCTTGGAGGCCCTGTTGCCATGGCAGCATGTACGGTTGTATCGTCGACATGGTTTCCACCGAACCAGCGCACTATATCAACGAGTATTGGCAACCTGCTCAATGCTGTTGGTGTGGCAGTCTCTTTTATAATAGGTATATGGCCCAGAGGCTATCTG AGTGCGGGTTTTTGCGTGGCTGTGTTCTTGGGAATACTTTTGTACTTTCCGGCCAAGCCTCCATTACCACCAAGTACGACGGCCTCGGTAAAGAGAGTGGACTTCAAGACGGGTACTTTGGCATTGTTATG TCACACCCAATTTTGGGTAATCTCGTCCATCTACGGCGTGTGTTTGGGAACGATTAACTGCTGGATGTCTGTACTGGATGTAGTCCTTAATCCACTGGGCATTTCTCAG GAAACAGCAGGCTGGATGGGATTCTACTCTATTATTGGTGGAACAATAGCTGTGTTCGTAGTCGCCAT AGTTGCTGACATATTTTCTAAGCGGATGAAGGTGATTCTGGTGGCACTGTACTTAATGGCGGGAGGGAATTTTCTCTGGCTGGCACTTATCTCGGGGCAATACATACCCTCCAACAGCG TGCACGTGTGGATCTCCGTGATCGCTGGCAACACTTTAATCACCGCGGGAGTGCCTCTGATATACGAGCTGGCATGTGAAATAACATTCCCTATATCAGAGAGCGTCACAACAAGTGCCCTCGCAATGTACAATAACGTGGCTGGTCTCATATTCCTACTGGTGATGATGATTCCAAATATCA ATGTGAGCTGGACAAACTGGTGTGTGTTGGGGACGGTTTTGTTTTGTGTCCCGTTGTTATTGCTGCTGAAGGACAAATACAAACGACTAGATATGGATTTAGAAATGAAAGCCGAAGACAAATCGTCCCCTGGT GACTTACTGGACAACCCTACATTAGGGCTGGACATCCAGGCAGCGTTTGGCTATTACTGCGACCCGGTGACGTTGACCATCGAAACTCGGCCACAGTTGTTTCCTAACCTTAAGACGGTCGTTTGTGTGTCCACGGGGTTTGACCACATGGACATGGAGAAGTATAAACAGTTGGGGATTCGTGTGTATAACTGTGTGTCTTATTCCGAGGCGACGGCCGAGCATGCCTTCCTGTTAATCCTAGCTACGGCCAGGGATTCTTTCAAAA ATGTTATTGCGGACATTGTTAAACAGTTGTGCGGCATATGTGGAGAGAGTGGGAGATTCAGTCCCATG TCGCAACCAGACCTACTTAATTTCGACCTTCCCACTCGTAGAGATTCCAGGCTGGACGAAGAGGACGGTTTTGTGTATGCCTCCTCATTGGCTCTTCTGCTCCAGGAAATTGAGTACATTCTGGTCACATGTCCTTTAACAGACGAAACGAGACTGATGATTGGCCAGGAGCATTTCAAGATGATGAAATCTACAGCAGCTATAGTCAATGTCGCAAGAG CTGAGATAATAGATCAAGATGCATTGCTGGATGCCTTGCAGAGGGAAAAGCTACGATAA